A window of the Cicer arietinum cultivar CDC Frontier isolate Library 1 chromosome 6, Cicar.CDCFrontier_v2.0, whole genome shotgun sequence genome harbors these coding sequences:
- the LOC101497547 gene encoding protein NRT1/ PTR FAMILY 7.3-like isoform X2: MVRKVFELDGHEEGSISPCTKDGSIDCYGKPAIKARTGGWRSASLLLVNQLLVALAFTGVEVNLVLFAKLVLRQSNAESANTFSRWMGTTYCFSLIGAFLSDSYLGRYLTCIIFQVVFNIGLVLLSLSTHFLLLKPQGCGKIGFLCEPHTPFQVAILYISIYLIALGNGAADPALATFGADQFDEEEPKEEKSKTLFYSYFYVALNLGSLVAETVLAYIETSGNWILGFWICSGCGCFSFLVFMTGTLRYRHMKTSQNPISRFAQVIVSSVKKIKFQMPANGEGLYEIQEGDDSSGRRMLHTNGLRFLDRAAIISINEKNKLQDKSQIPNPWQLCTVTQVEEVKCILRLLPVWFCTIFSSVVFIQMLSLFVEQGSTMNRKFYKFQIPPASMTAFDIISTSAFIMLFDVLIVPIYVKVMKRSPKLPSELKRIGIGLAFTIIALVVAGLVERKRLEFASKDGKETSSLSIFWQIPQYVLVGVAEAFVYVAQMNFFTSQAPDGLKSLGMGLSMSSSALGSYVANTILIVVMKITTRNGQPGWVSPNLNEGHLDRFFFLSASLTAINLVFYVVCARRYKVIEFEKREEGNNEEVVI, encoded by the exons ATGGTCCGTAAG gTGTTTGAACTTGATGGGCATGAGGAGGGGAGTATCAGTCCTTGCACAAAAGATGGGTCAATTGATTGTTATGGAAAACCTGCTATAAAAGCTAGGACAGGTGGATGGAGGAGTGCCTCATTGTTGTTAG TTAATCAATTACTAGTTGCATTGGCTTTCACTGGAGTTGAGGTAAATTTGGTTCTATTTGCAAAGTTAGTATTGAGACAGAGTAATGCAGAGTCAGCTAACACTTTTAGTAGATGGATGGGAACTACCTATTGCTTCTCTCTAATTGGAGCTTTTCTTAGTGACTCATACTTGGGAAGATACCTCACTTGCATCATTTTTCAAGTTGTGTTCAACATT GGATTGGTTTTATTATCCTTGTCAACTCACTTCCTTTTACTTAAACCTCAAGGTTGTGGAAAAATAGGATTCCTATGTGAACCTCATACACCATTTCAAGTTGCAATACTTTACATATCAATATATCTTATAGCTCTTGGAAATGGAGCTGCTGATCCTGCATTAGCAACATTTGGTGCTGATCAATTTGATGAAGAAGAACCTAAAGAAGAAAAATCTAAGACCTTATTTTACAGCTACTTTTATGTGGCATTGAATCTAGGATCTTTAGTGGCTGAGACAGTATTGGCTTACATAGAAACTTCAGGAAATTGGATTCTTGGATTTTGGATATGTTCTGGTTGTGGAtgtttttcatttcttgtttTTATGACTGGAACTCTTAGATACCGGCACATGAAGACGTCTCAAAATCCGATTTCTAGATTTGCACAAGTGATTGTGTCTTCTgtgaagaaaattaaatttcaaatgcctGCAAATGGAGAAGGACTTTATGAAATTCAAGAAGGGGATGATTCTAGTGGTAGGAGAATGCTCCATACAAATGGCCTCAG GTTTCTTGATAGAGCTGCAATCATTTCCATAAATGAAAAGAACAAGTTACAAGATAAAAGCCAAATTCCAAATCCATGGCAACTATGCACTGTCACACAAGTTGAAGAAGTGAAATGCATATTAAGACTATTACCAGTATGGTTCTGCACCATTTTCTCGTCGGTCGTCTTCATACAAATGCTCTCCCTATTCGTCGAACAAGGTTCAACGATGAACAGAAAATTCTACAAGTTTCAAATCCCTCCTGCAAGCATGACAGCATTCGACATCATAAGCACATCGGCATTCATCATGTTATTCGACGTACTCATCGTACCAATCTACGTAAAAGTAATGAAAAGATCTCCAAAACTTCCTAGCGAGCTTAAGAGAATCGGTATCGGACTAGCTTTTACTATAATAGCCTTGGTTGTTGCTGGTTTAGTCGAGAGAAAAAGACTCGAATTCGCTAGCAAAGACGGTAAAGAGACAAGTTCTTTGAGTATATTTTGGCAAATACCACAATATGTGCTTGTAGGAGTAGCAGAAGCATTTGTTTATGTAGCACagatgaatttttttacatCACAAGCACCAGATGGATTGAAAAGCTTGGGAATGGGATTGTCTATGTCTTCATCAGCACTTGGAAGTTATGTTGCAAACACTATTTTGATTGTGGTAATGAAGATTACAACAAGAAATGGACAACCTGGTTGGGTTTCACCTAATTTAAATGAAGGTCATTTAGATAGGTTTTTCTTCTTGTCTGCAAGTTTAACTGCTATTAATTTGGTATTTTATGTTGTATGTGCTAGAAGATATAAAGTTATAGAATTTGAGAAAAGAGAAGAGGGAAATAATGAGGAAGTTGTGATTTGA
- the LOC101497547 gene encoding protein NRT1/ PTR FAMILY 7.3-like isoform X1 — MARKVFELDGHEEGSISPCTKDGSIDCYGKPAIKARTGGWRSASLLLVNQLLVALAFTGVEVNLVLFAKLVLRQSNAESANTFSRWMGTTYCFSLIGAFLSDSYLGRYLTCIIFQVVFNIGLVLLSLSTHFLLLKPQGCGKIGFLCEPHTPFQVAILYISIYLIALGNGAADPALATFGADQFDEEEPKEEKSKTLFYSYFYVALNLGSLVAETVLAYIETSGNWILGFWICSGCGCFSFLVFMTGTLRYRHMKTSQNPISRFAQVIVSSVKKIKFQMPANGEGLYEIQEGDDSSGRRMLHTNGLRFLDRAAIISINEKNKLQDKSQIPNPWQLCTVTQVEEVKCILRLLPVWFCTIFSSVVFIQMLSLFVEQGSTMNRKFYKFQIPPASMTAFDIISTSAFIMLFDVLIVPIYVKVMKRSPKLPSELKRIGIGLAFTIIALVVAGLVERKRLEFASKDGKETSSLSIFWQIPQYVLVGVAEAFVYVAQMNFFTSQAPDGLKSLGMGLSMSSSALGSYVANTILIVVMKITTRNGQPGWVSPNLNEGHLDRFFFLSASLTAINLVFYVVCARRYKVIEFEKREEGNNEEVVI, encoded by the exons ATGGCCCGTAAG gTGTTTGAACTTGATGGGCATGAGGAGGGGAGTATCAGTCCTTGCACAAAAGATGGGTCAATTGATTGTTATGGAAAACCTGCTATAAAAGCTAGGACAGGTGGATGGAGGAGTGCCTCATTGTTGTTAG TTAATCAATTACTAGTTGCATTGGCTTTCACTGGAGTTGAGGTAAATTTGGTTCTATTTGCAAAGTTAGTATTGAGACAGAGTAATGCAGAGTCAGCTAACACTTTTAGTAGATGGATGGGAACTACCTATTGCTTCTCTCTAATTGGAGCTTTTCTTAGTGACTCATACTTGGGAAGATACCTCACTTGCATCATTTTTCAAGTTGTGTTCAACATT GGATTGGTTTTATTATCCTTGTCAACTCACTTCCTTTTACTTAAACCTCAAGGTTGTGGAAAAATAGGATTCCTATGTGAACCTCATACACCATTTCAAGTTGCAATACTTTACATATCAATATATCTTATAGCTCTTGGAAATGGAGCTGCTGATCCTGCATTAGCAACATTTGGTGCTGATCAATTTGATGAAGAAGAACCTAAAGAAGAAAAATCTAAGACCTTATTTTACAGCTACTTTTATGTGGCATTGAATCTAGGATCTTTAGTGGCTGAGACAGTATTGGCTTACATAGAAACTTCAGGAAATTGGATTCTTGGATTTTGGATATGTTCTGGTTGTGGAtgtttttcatttcttgtttTTATGACTGGAACTCTTAGATACCGGCACATGAAGACGTCTCAAAATCCGATTTCTAGATTTGCACAAGTGATTGTGTCTTCTgtgaagaaaattaaatttcaaatgcctGCAAATGGAGAAGGACTTTATGAAATTCAAGAAGGGGATGATTCTAGTGGTAGGAGAATGCTCCATACAAATGGCCTCAG GTTTCTTGATAGAGCTGCAATCATTTCCATAAATGAAAAGAACAAGTTACAAGATAAAAGCCAAATTCCAAATCCATGGCAACTATGCACTGTCACACAAGTTGAAGAAGTGAAATGCATATTAAGACTATTACCAGTATGGTTCTGCACCATTTTCTCGTCGGTCGTCTTCATACAAATGCTCTCCCTATTCGTCGAACAAGGTTCAACGATGAACAGAAAATTCTACAAGTTTCAAATCCCTCCTGCAAGCATGACAGCATTCGACATCATAAGCACATCGGCATTCATCATGTTATTCGACGTACTCATCGTACCAATCTACGTAAAAGTAATGAAAAGATCTCCAAAACTTCCTAGCGAGCTTAAGAGAATCGGTATCGGACTAGCTTTTACTATAATAGCCTTGGTTGTTGCTGGTTTAGTCGAGAGAAAAAGACTCGAATTCGCTAGCAAAGACGGTAAAGAGACAAGTTCTTTGAGTATATTTTGGCAAATACCACAATATGTGCTTGTAGGAGTAGCAGAAGCATTTGTTTATGTAGCACagatgaatttttttacatCACAAGCACCAGATGGATTGAAAAGCTTGGGAATGGGATTGTCTATGTCTTCATCAGCACTTGGAAGTTATGTTGCAAACACTATTTTGATTGTGGTAATGAAGATTACAACAAGAAATGGACAACCTGGTTGGGTTTCACCTAATTTAAATGAAGGTCATTTAGATAGGTTTTTCTTCTTGTCTGCAAGTTTAACTGCTATTAATTTGGTATTTTATGTTGTATGTGCTAGAAGATATAAAGTTATAGAATTTGAGAAAAGAGAAGAGGGAAATAATGAGGAAGTTGTGATTTGA
- the LOC113787000 gene encoding uncharacterized mitochondrial protein AtMg00300-like: MKGTRDRDIYLLNGQVVTRMEAVAVQASSKASLWHQRLRHVSLKGMQILDIQGMLGGDMISDLEFCESCVYEKMHMVKFSTGKHYSKGFLEYVHNDLWGPTKIASHGGNK, encoded by the coding sequence ATGAAGGGAACAAGGGATCGTGATATCTACCTTCTCAATGGTCAAGTAGTGACAAGAATGGAAGCAGTGGCAGTACAAGCATCAAGTAAAGCCAGCCTGTGGCATCAAAGACTGAGACATGTAAGTCTAAAAGGAATGCAAATTCTAGACATACAAGGAATGCTAGGTGGGGACATGATTAGTgatcttgaattttgtgagtcTTGTGTGTATGAAAAGATGCATATGGTCAAGTTCTCTACAGGAAAACATTACTCAAAAGGATTTCTGGAATATGTTCACAATGATCTATGGGGCCCTACAAAGATTGCTTCACATGGAGGTAACAAGTGA
- the LOC101497547 gene encoding protein NRT1/ PTR FAMILY 7.3-like isoform X3: MGTTYCFSLIGAFLSDSYLGRYLTCIIFQVVFNIGLVLLSLSTHFLLLKPQGCGKIGFLCEPHTPFQVAILYISIYLIALGNGAADPALATFGADQFDEEEPKEEKSKTLFYSYFYVALNLGSLVAETVLAYIETSGNWILGFWICSGCGCFSFLVFMTGTLRYRHMKTSQNPISRFAQVIVSSVKKIKFQMPANGEGLYEIQEGDDSSGRRMLHTNGLRFLDRAAIISINEKNKLQDKSQIPNPWQLCTVTQVEEVKCILRLLPVWFCTIFSSVVFIQMLSLFVEQGSTMNRKFYKFQIPPASMTAFDIISTSAFIMLFDVLIVPIYVKVMKRSPKLPSELKRIGIGLAFTIIALVVAGLVERKRLEFASKDGKETSSLSIFWQIPQYVLVGVAEAFVYVAQMNFFTSQAPDGLKSLGMGLSMSSSALGSYVANTILIVVMKITTRNGQPGWVSPNLNEGHLDRFFFLSASLTAINLVFYVVCARRYKVIEFEKREEGNNEEVVI, from the exons ATGGGAACTACCTATTGCTTCTCTCTAATTGGAGCTTTTCTTAGTGACTCATACTTGGGAAGATACCTCACTTGCATCATTTTTCAAGTTGTGTTCAACATT GGATTGGTTTTATTATCCTTGTCAACTCACTTCCTTTTACTTAAACCTCAAGGTTGTGGAAAAATAGGATTCCTATGTGAACCTCATACACCATTTCAAGTTGCAATACTTTACATATCAATATATCTTATAGCTCTTGGAAATGGAGCTGCTGATCCTGCATTAGCAACATTTGGTGCTGATCAATTTGATGAAGAAGAACCTAAAGAAGAAAAATCTAAGACCTTATTTTACAGCTACTTTTATGTGGCATTGAATCTAGGATCTTTAGTGGCTGAGACAGTATTGGCTTACATAGAAACTTCAGGAAATTGGATTCTTGGATTTTGGATATGTTCTGGTTGTGGAtgtttttcatttcttgtttTTATGACTGGAACTCTTAGATACCGGCACATGAAGACGTCTCAAAATCCGATTTCTAGATTTGCACAAGTGATTGTGTCTTCTgtgaagaaaattaaatttcaaatgcctGCAAATGGAGAAGGACTTTATGAAATTCAAGAAGGGGATGATTCTAGTGGTAGGAGAATGCTCCATACAAATGGCCTCAG GTTTCTTGATAGAGCTGCAATCATTTCCATAAATGAAAAGAACAAGTTACAAGATAAAAGCCAAATTCCAAATCCATGGCAACTATGCACTGTCACACAAGTTGAAGAAGTGAAATGCATATTAAGACTATTACCAGTATGGTTCTGCACCATTTTCTCGTCGGTCGTCTTCATACAAATGCTCTCCCTATTCGTCGAACAAGGTTCAACGATGAACAGAAAATTCTACAAGTTTCAAATCCCTCCTGCAAGCATGACAGCATTCGACATCATAAGCACATCGGCATTCATCATGTTATTCGACGTACTCATCGTACCAATCTACGTAAAAGTAATGAAAAGATCTCCAAAACTTCCTAGCGAGCTTAAGAGAATCGGTATCGGACTAGCTTTTACTATAATAGCCTTGGTTGTTGCTGGTTTAGTCGAGAGAAAAAGACTCGAATTCGCTAGCAAAGACGGTAAAGAGACAAGTTCTTTGAGTATATTTTGGCAAATACCACAATATGTGCTTGTAGGAGTAGCAGAAGCATTTGTTTATGTAGCACagatgaatttttttacatCACAAGCACCAGATGGATTGAAAAGCTTGGGAATGGGATTGTCTATGTCTTCATCAGCACTTGGAAGTTATGTTGCAAACACTATTTTGATTGTGGTAATGAAGATTACAACAAGAAATGGACAACCTGGTTGGGTTTCACCTAATTTAAATGAAGGTCATTTAGATAGGTTTTTCTTCTTGTCTGCAAGTTTAACTGCTATTAATTTGGTATTTTATGTTGTATGTGCTAGAAGATATAAAGTTATAGAATTTGAGAAAAGAGAAGAGGGAAATAATGAGGAAGTTGTGATTTGA